The following coding sequences lie in one Lolium perenne isolate Kyuss_39 chromosome 2, Kyuss_2.0, whole genome shotgun sequence genomic window:
- the LOC127330330 gene encoding metalloendoproteinase 2-MMP-like — protein MATSTSALLVIVAAVLVALPVSAGHRDVKHPAAAPYRNPWSSFQNLSGCQVGQERKGLSKLKEYLCQFGYLPKQTSPSSSSRFNNVFDAQLEEAIKTYQCNFNLEVTGELDECTIDKMMVPRCRNADIINGTSAMGHSAAAVVHGRNLFTLFQPSGPWPPSKRSFKYAINATSTSIDRATLSNVLASAFARWSVATTLSFTEIATASDADITIGFYSGDHGDGEPFNGPTLAHAFAPPDGRLHFDAAEVWVAGSDVTTASSPAAVDLESVAVHEIGHLLGLGHTSVEGAIMYPSIPFRTRNVVLSADDVNGIQSLYGANPNFKGAAP, from the coding sequence ATGGCCACCAGCACATCCGCTCTCCTTGTTATTGTCGCCGCCGTCCTTGTTGCCTTGCCAGTTTCAGCCGGTCACCGGGATGTCAAGCATCCGGCGGCGGCCCCCTACCGCAACCCATGGTCATCATTCCAGAACCTGTCCGGCTGCCAGGTCGGCCAAGAGCGCAAGGGCCTCTCCAAGCTGAAGGAGTACCTCTGCCAGTTCGGTTACCTTCCCAAGCAGACGTCACCGTCATCATCGTCTCGGTTCAACAACGTGTTCGACGCCCAGCTGGAGGAAGCCATCAAGACGTACCAGTGCAACTTCAACCTCGAGGTCACCGGAGAGCTGGACGAATGCACGATTGACAAGATGATGGTGCCCCGTTGCCGCAATGCCGACATCATCAACGGCACCTCCGCTATGGGGCACTCGGCGGCGGCGGTCGTCCACGGCCGGAACCTCTTCACCCTCTTCCAGCCCTCAGGCCCCTGGCCGCCCTCCAAAAGGAGCTTCAAGTACGCAATCAACGCCACCTCTACGTCCATCGACCGCGCCACGCTGAGCAACGTCCTCGCGAGCGCGTTCGCGCGGTGGTCCGTGGCCACCACGCTGAGCTTCACCGAGATCGCAACGGCGTCCGACGCTGACATCACCATCGGTTTTTACAGCGGCGACCACGGCGACGGTGAGCCGTTCAACGGGCCTACCTTGGCCCACGCGTTCGCCCCACCGGACGGCCGTCTCCATTTTGATGCAGCGGAGGTCTGGGTGGCCGGCAGCGATGTCACAACGGCGTCATCGCCCGCAGCCGTCGACCTGGAGTCAGTGGCGGTGCACGAGATTGGACATCTGCTCGGGCTCGGCCACACGTCGGTCGAAGGCGCAATCATGTACCCGTCCATCCCTTTCCGCACCAGGAATGTGGTTCTATCCGCCGACGATGTCAACGGAATTCAGAGCCTGTACGGGGCTAACCCCAACTTCAAGGGAGCTGCGCCGTAA